The following coding sequences lie in one Takifugu rubripes chromosome 8, fTakRub1.2, whole genome shotgun sequence genomic window:
- the LOC101076419 gene encoding uncharacterized protein produces MTHNHFYCSTVQFLYHFSPPGRTMTNITLITALISTFMSFSACTFHTACVEVGDDISLQCTNFSIGPLNIFWFKLTDGSDASNVASMSRPDSEVRLYERFQNGKFNMSSNSTTLILTIKGVDFSDSGLYFCGYRENRYPVICSATSLMVKEKSNGGIMVIPLILGALITALIGVITGLVVKIWKLQIDSTATTNEDMGPDALNYSSIELGPDYSSVEFQRVKRRRRTPPKKEPESHPVYAATR; encoded by the exons ATGACGCACAACCACTTTTACTGTAGCACCGTTCAGTTCCTGTATCACTTCAGTCCTCCTGGTAGAACAATGACCAACATCACTTTGATAACAGCTTTGATCTCAACATTCA tGTCTTTCTCAGCCTGTACTTTTCACACTGCATGTGTTGAGGTCGGTGACGACATCAGTCTGCAGTGCACCAACTTCTCCATCGGACCATTAAATATTTTCTGGTTCAAATTGACCGACGGTTCCGACGCCAGCAACGTCGCCTCAATGAGCAGGCCCGATTCTGAAGTCAGACTCTATGAAAGgttccaaaatggaaaattTAACATGTCGTCCAATTCCACCACCCTTATACTCACGATCAAAGGAGTGGATTTCTCTGACTCGGGGTTGTACTTTTGTGGCTATAGAGAAAATAGATACCCAGTAATTTGCAGTGCAACATCTCTTATGGTTAAAG AAAAATCTAATGGAGGAATAATGGTGATACCGCTTATTTTGGGCGCTCTGATAACTGCCCTGATTGGAGTCATCACTGGTCTAGTTGTCAAAATCTGGAAGCTTCAGATAG ACAGCACTGCCACGACAAATGAG GACATGGGCCCTGATGCTTTGAACTATTCATCAATAGAATTGGGCCCTGACTATTCATCAGTAGAATTCCAGAGAGTGAAAAGACGCAGAAGGACTCCACCAAAAAAGGAGCCGGAGTCACACCCTGTGTACGCTGCCACCAGATAA
- the LOC101067077 gene encoding uncharacterized protein yields MKRLVALLSICALARVSVSALRVKTVDSQPGKEATLTCSRICQQSCLTFWFKWVSGTNAVCVSVMIEDGAKPGYCEGYKSGKFVMGVTNSSVFLNITQVDVSDSGSYFCGFYTEGLLYFTGVQLNIKGDNESYEKDNHTHGEKLDSLPMICMGCLSTFLLMIIIGLIVKLRKLQRAHKPQKTPTTLERNDFEEIEELKYATVAFQPKQGRQRRDAEPNVIYSATRLNRN; encoded by the exons ATGAAGCGCCTGGTCGCCTTACTGAGTATCTGTGCCCTCG CCAGGGTTTCTGTCTCAGCGCTCCGCGTTAAGACCGTGGACTCACAGCCAGGAAAAGAAGCAACGCTAACCTGCTCCAGAATTTGTCAGCAGAGTTGCCTGACTTTCTGGTTCAAATGGGTCAGTGGAACCAATGCTGTCTGCGTCTCTGTCATGATCGAAGATGGGGCCAAACCTGGATACTGCGAAGGCTACAAAAGTGGAAAATTTGTAATGGGAGTTACAAATTCCTCCGTCTTTCTCAACATCACTCAAGTGGATGTGTCTGACTCAGGATCTTACTTCTGTGGGTTTTACACAGAAGGACTTCTGTATTTTACAGGAGTGCAATTGAATATTAAGG ggGACAACGAATCATATGAAAAGGACAACCACACCCATGGTG AAAAACTTGACAGTCTTCCAATGATATGTATGGGCTGTCTCTCCACCTTCCTTCTGATGATCATTATTGGCTTGATTGTGAAACTGAGGAAACTtcagagag CTCATAAACCCCAAAAGACTCCTACAACATTGGAG AGGAACGATTTTGAGGAGATCGAGGAGTTAAAATATGCAACAGTAGCTTTTCAACCAAAACaaggaagacaaagaagagATGCAGAACCAAATGTTATTTATTCGGCTACCAGACTCAACAGGAATTAA
- the LOC105419087 gene encoding uncharacterized protein isoform X3 has translation MPEVPQSNMHSWIFISGSGPETVEVRQGEDVTLACSNTSTEQGQSMWFRLVNRTKPNAIASMFIPTQKALICPGFDKTKFEMTSNISTLFVHIMRADLSDSGLYFCGIYTHKCIELSAVTFLNVTQFQDGEDDKLNDLNESQNQCSDTSPKLNIILSGLCILLTIIIIALAFKVKNPKSAVRNVPQQEGNQDYFCGMYTHKCIEFSTVTFLNVTQFRDGEDDKLSRTRRMIPTKPVRNKTAL, from the exons atgccagaagtcccacaaagcaacatgcata gCTGGATTTTCATCTCAGGCTCTGGCCCTGAGACTGTGGAGGTTCGCCAGGGTGAAGATGTCACCCTGGCCTGTTCCAATACTTCTACAGAGCAAGGTCAGAGCATGTGGTTCAGACTGGTCAACAGAACCAAGCCCAATGCCATCGCATCAATGTTCATCCCTACACAGAAAGCTCTAATCTGCCCTGGATTTGATAAAACTAAATTTGAAATGACTTCCAACATCTCAACTCTTTTTGTTCACATCATGCGAGCAGATTTATCTGATTCCGGACTCTATTTCTGTggaatatacacacacaaatgtattGAACTCTCTGCggtgacatttttaaatgttacacaaTTTCAAG ATGGTGAAGATGACAAGTTAAACGATCTCAACGAATCTCAGA aCCAGTGCAGTGACACGTCACCAAAACTAAATATTATTTTGAGTGGTCTTTGCATTCTCCTCACAATAATCATCATCGCTCTGGCATTCAAAGTCAAAAACCCCAAGAGTG CTGTGAGAAATGTCCCACAGCAAGAGGGCAATCAAG ACTATTTCTGTGGAAtgtacacacacaaatgtattGAATTCTCTACggtgacatttttaaatgttacacaaTTTCGAG ATGGTGAAGATGACAAGTTAAGCAGGACCAGAAGAATGATTCCCACCAAA cCTGTAAGGAACAAGACGGCTCTGTGA
- the LOC105419087 gene encoding uncharacterized protein isoform X2 — protein sequence MLKNMLGLLPHPFPSAAPVSLIKVAWLSHSCRITMKRLDLFTALLCSLSWIFISGSGPETVEVRQGEDVTLACSNTSTEQGQSMWFRLVNRTKPNAIASMFIPTQKALICPGFDKTKFEMTSNISTLFVHIMRADLSDSGLYFCGIYTHKCIELSAVTFLNVTQFQDGEDDKLNDLNESQNQCSDTSPKLNIILSGLCILLTIIIIALAFKVKNPKSAVRNVPQQEGNQDGEDDKLSRTRRMIPTKPVRNKTAL from the exons ATGTTGAAGAACATGCTTGGTTTGCTACCCCACCCATTTCCATCAGCGGCTCCAGTGTCACTGATAAAAGTGGCCTGGCTGAGCCACAGTTGTAGAATCACAATGAAGAGGTTGGACTTGTTCACAGCTCTACTCTGCAGTCTGA gCTGGATTTTCATCTCAGGCTCTGGCCCTGAGACTGTGGAGGTTCGCCAGGGTGAAGATGTCACCCTGGCCTGTTCCAATACTTCTACAGAGCAAGGTCAGAGCATGTGGTTCAGACTGGTCAACAGAACCAAGCCCAATGCCATCGCATCAATGTTCATCCCTACACAGAAAGCTCTAATCTGCCCTGGATTTGATAAAACTAAATTTGAAATGACTTCCAACATCTCAACTCTTTTTGTTCACATCATGCGAGCAGATTTATCTGATTCCGGACTCTATTTCTGTggaatatacacacacaaatgtattGAACTCTCTGCggtgacatttttaaatgttacacaaTTTCAAG ATGGTGAAGATGACAAGTTAAACGATCTCAACGAATCTCAGA aCCAGTGCAGTGACACGTCACCAAAACTAAATATTATTTTGAGTGGTCTTTGCATTCTCCTCACAATAATCATCATCGCTCTGGCATTCAAAGTCAAAAACCCCAAGAGTG CTGTGAGAAATGTCCCACAGCAAGAGGGCAATCAAG ATGGTGAAGATGACAAGTTAAGCAGGACCAGAAGAATGATTCCCACCAAA cCTGTAAGGAACAAGACGGCTCTGTGA
- the LOC105419087 gene encoding uncharacterized protein isoform X1, translating to MLKNMLGLLPHPFPSAAPVSLIKVAWLSHSCRITMKRLDLFTALLCSLSWIFISGSGPETVEVRQGEDVTLACSNTSTEQGQSMWFRLVNRTKPNAIASMFIPTQKALICPGFDKTKFEMTSNISTLFVHIMRADLSDSGLYFCGIYTHKCIELSAVTFLNVTQFQDGEDDKLNDLNESQNQCSDTSPKLNIILSGLCILLTIIIIALAFKVKNPKSAVRNVPQQEGNQDYFCGMYTHKCIEFSTVTFLNVTQFRDGEDDKLSRTRRMIPTKPVRNKTAL from the exons ATGTTGAAGAACATGCTTGGTTTGCTACCCCACCCATTTCCATCAGCGGCTCCAGTGTCACTGATAAAAGTGGCCTGGCTGAGCCACAGTTGTAGAATCACAATGAAGAGGTTGGACTTGTTCACAGCTCTACTCTGCAGTCTGA gCTGGATTTTCATCTCAGGCTCTGGCCCTGAGACTGTGGAGGTTCGCCAGGGTGAAGATGTCACCCTGGCCTGTTCCAATACTTCTACAGAGCAAGGTCAGAGCATGTGGTTCAGACTGGTCAACAGAACCAAGCCCAATGCCATCGCATCAATGTTCATCCCTACACAGAAAGCTCTAATCTGCCCTGGATTTGATAAAACTAAATTTGAAATGACTTCCAACATCTCAACTCTTTTTGTTCACATCATGCGAGCAGATTTATCTGATTCCGGACTCTATTTCTGTggaatatacacacacaaatgtattGAACTCTCTGCggtgacatttttaaatgttacacaaTTTCAAG ATGGTGAAGATGACAAGTTAAACGATCTCAACGAATCTCAGA aCCAGTGCAGTGACACGTCACCAAAACTAAATATTATTTTGAGTGGTCTTTGCATTCTCCTCACAATAATCATCATCGCTCTGGCATTCAAAGTCAAAAACCCCAAGAGTG CTGTGAGAAATGTCCCACAGCAAGAGGGCAATCAAG ACTATTTCTGTGGAAtgtacacacacaaatgtattGAATTCTCTACggtgacatttttaaatgttacacaaTTTCGAG ATGGTGAAGATGACAAGTTAAGCAGGACCAGAAGAATGATTCCCACCAAA cCTGTAAGGAACAAGACGGCTCTGTGA
- the LOC105419087 gene encoding uncharacterized protein isoform X4, with the protein MLKNMLGLLPHPFPSAAPVSLIKVAWLSHSCRITMKRLDLFTALLCSLSWIFISGSGPETVEVRQGEDVTLACSNTSTEQGQSMWFRLVNRTKPNAIASMFIPTQKALICPGFDKTKFEMTSNISTLFVHIMRADLSDSGLYFCGIYTHKCIELSAVTFLNVTQFQDGEDDKLNDLNESQNQCSDTSPKLNIILSGLCILLTIIIIALAFKVKNPKSAVRNVPQQEGNQDLSDSGL; encoded by the exons ATGTTGAAGAACATGCTTGGTTTGCTACCCCACCCATTTCCATCAGCGGCTCCAGTGTCACTGATAAAAGTGGCCTGGCTGAGCCACAGTTGTAGAATCACAATGAAGAGGTTGGACTTGTTCACAGCTCTACTCTGCAGTCTGA gCTGGATTTTCATCTCAGGCTCTGGCCCTGAGACTGTGGAGGTTCGCCAGGGTGAAGATGTCACCCTGGCCTGTTCCAATACTTCTACAGAGCAAGGTCAGAGCATGTGGTTCAGACTGGTCAACAGAACCAAGCCCAATGCCATCGCATCAATGTTCATCCCTACACAGAAAGCTCTAATCTGCCCTGGATTTGATAAAACTAAATTTGAAATGACTTCCAACATCTCAACTCTTTTTGTTCACATCATGCGAGCAGATTTATCTGATTCCGGACTCTATTTCTGTggaatatacacacacaaatgtattGAACTCTCTGCggtgacatttttaaatgttacacaaTTTCAAG ATGGTGAAGATGACAAGTTAAACGATCTCAACGAATCTCAGA aCCAGTGCAGTGACACGTCACCAAAACTAAATATTATTTTGAGTGGTCTTTGCATTCTCCTCACAATAATCATCATCGCTCTGGCATTCAAAGTCAAAAACCCCAAGAGTG CTGTGAGAAATGTCCCACAGCAAGAGGGCAATCAAG ATTTATCTGATTCTGGACTCTAG